From the Primulina tabacum isolate GXHZ01 chromosome 15, ASM2559414v2, whole genome shotgun sequence genome, one window contains:
- the LOC142527754 gene encoding ras-related protein RABA5a-like isoform X2: MAFYTEEERTDDYLFKIVLLGDSAVGKSNLLSRFARDEFYPNSKSTIGVEFQTQKMVINGKEVKAQIWDTAGQERFRAVTSAYYRGAVGALLVYDISRRQTFESVGRWLNELHITILVGNKSDLKEGREVKMAEGKSLAESQGLFFIETSALDSSNVVAAFQTVVKEIYDILSRKAIQSQELKHKETGRIPDGQTVVLEADDSDKVDGQSEKRWCCSS, translated from the exons ATGGCCTTTTATACCGAGGAGGAACGAACGGACGATTACCTTTTCAAGATTGTTTTGCTCGGTGATTCAGCTGTTGGTAAATCAAATTTGCTTTCCAGATTTGCCAGAGATGAGTTTTACCCAAATTCAAAATCTACCATAGGGGTAGAATTTCAGACTCAGAAGATGGTAATCAATGGGAAGGAAGTGAAAGCACAGATTTGGGACACAGCAGGCCAGGAGCGGTTTAGGGCTGTTACTTCTGCATATTATAGAGGTGCAGTTGGGGCACTTCTTGTCTATGACATCAGCCGACGCCAGACTTTTGAAAGCGTGGGAAGATGGCTTAATGAACTTCACA TTACAATATTGGTGGGCAACAAATCTGATCTTAAAGAAGGCCGCGAGGTCAAGATGGCTGAAGGGAAATCCTTGGCCGAGTCTCAGGGCCTGTTCTTCATAGAAACTTCTGCTCTGGATTCCTCCAACGTTGTTGCTGCCTTTCAGACAGTTGTGAAAGAGATTTACGATATCTTAAGTAGAAAAGCCATTCAATCTCAAGAACTTAAACATAAAGAAACTGGGAGGATTCCAGATGGGCAAACTGTTGTTCTAGAAGCCGATGATAGTGATAAAGTGGATGGACAAAGTGAGAAACGTTGGTGCTGTTCATCATGA
- the LOC142527754 gene encoding ras-related protein RABA5a-like isoform X1, giving the protein MAFYTEEERTDDYLFKIVLLGDSAVGKSNLLSRFARDEFYPNSKSTIGVEFQTQKMVINGKEVKAQIWDTAGQERFRAVTSAYYRGAVGALLVYDISRRQTFESVGRWLNELHTHSDMNVVTILVGNKSDLKEGREVKMAEGKSLAESQGLFFIETSALDSSNVVAAFQTVVKEIYDILSRKAIQSQELKHKETGRIPDGQTVVLEADDSDKVDGQSEKRWCCSS; this is encoded by the exons ATGGCCTTTTATACCGAGGAGGAACGAACGGACGATTACCTTTTCAAGATTGTTTTGCTCGGTGATTCAGCTGTTGGTAAATCAAATTTGCTTTCCAGATTTGCCAGAGATGAGTTTTACCCAAATTCAAAATCTACCATAGGGGTAGAATTTCAGACTCAGAAGATGGTAATCAATGGGAAGGAAGTGAAAGCACAGATTTGGGACACAGCAGGCCAGGAGCGGTTTAGGGCTGTTACTTCTGCATATTATAGAGGTGCAGTTGGGGCACTTCTTGTCTATGACATCAGCCGACGCCAGACTTTTGAAAGCGTGGGAAGATGGCTTAATGAACTTCACA CCCACTCGGACATGAATGTAGTTACAATATTGGTGGGCAACAAATCTGATCTTAAAGAAGGCCGCGAGGTCAAGATGGCTGAAGGGAAATCCTTGGCCGAGTCTCAGGGCCTGTTCTTCATAGAAACTTCTGCTCTGGATTCCTCCAACGTTGTTGCTGCCTTTCAGACAGTTGTGAAAGAGATTTACGATATCTTAAGTAGAAAAGCCATTCAATCTCAAGAACTTAAACATAAAGAAACTGGGAGGATTCCAGATGGGCAAACTGTTGTTCTAGAAGCCGATGATAGTGATAAAGTGGATGGACAAAGTGAGAAACGTTGGTGCTGTTCATCATGA